In Niveispirillum cyanobacteriorum, the following proteins share a genomic window:
- the hemC gene encoding hydroxymethylbilane synthase, which produces MKALLRIGTRGSPLALAQAIETRDRLAAAFPELAEAGAVEIVTFKTEGDRILDRTLSAAGGKGLFTKEIEQALLDGSVDLAVHSMKDVPTALPDGLDIICYLPREDHRDAWFSPKAASLDELPEGALVGTASLRRQAIVLMRRPDLRIAALRGNVQTRLRKLEEGLVDATLLAMAGLNRLGLVDKATGVLSEEQMLPAVAQGAIGIETRIGDDRTNAYVRALNCAETELRVTAERGVLATLDGSCRTPIAALALINGDAMSLKALVIRPDGQQWFMTGRAGNKADALAMGIDAGEELKSKLPAAFFAGINPDGPVV; this is translated from the coding sequence ATGAAAGCTCTTCTCCGCATCGGCACGCGCGGCAGCCCCTTGGCGTTGGCGCAGGCCATTGAGACCCGCGACCGTCTGGCCGCCGCCTTCCCGGAACTGGCGGAGGCGGGGGCGGTCGAGATCGTCACCTTCAAGACTGAAGGCGACCGCATCCTGGACCGCACGCTGAGTGCGGCGGGCGGCAAGGGGCTGTTCACCAAGGAGATCGAGCAGGCGCTGCTGGATGGCTCCGTCGATCTGGCGGTGCATTCCATGAAGGATGTGCCGACAGCCCTGCCCGACGGGTTGGACATCATCTGCTATCTGCCGCGCGAGGATCATCGCGACGCCTGGTTCAGCCCCAAGGCCGCCAGCCTGGACGAGTTGCCCGAAGGTGCGCTGGTCGGCACGGCCAGCCTGCGCCGGCAGGCCATCGTCCTGATGCGCCGGCCCGACCTGCGGATCGCGGCCCTGCGCGGCAATGTGCAGACGCGGCTGCGTAAGCTGGAAGAAGGGCTGGTTGATGCCACCCTGCTGGCCATGGCGGGGTTGAACCGGCTGGGTCTGGTGGACAAGGCCACGGGCGTGCTGTCGGAAGAACAGATGCTGCCGGCGGTGGCGCAGGGCGCCATCGGCATTGAAACCCGCATTGGCGATGACCGCACCAATGCCTATGTTCGTGCGTTGAACTGTGCCGAAACGGAATTGCGGGTCACGGCCGAACGCGGTGTGCTGGCCACACTGGACGGGTCGTGCCGCACGCCCATCGCGGCCCTGGCCCTGATCAATGGTGACGCCATGTCGTTGAAGGCGTTGGTCATCCGGCCTGATGGACAGCAATGGTTCATGACGGGTCGCGCCGGCAACAAGGCCGACGCGCTGGCCATGGGCATTGACGCGGGGGAGGAGCTGAAATCCAAGCTGCCCGCCGCCTTCTTTGCCGGGATCAACCCTGACGGGCCGGTGGTGTGA
- a CDS encoding glutathione S-transferase family protein, producing the protein MIRVHHLNISRSLRVIWLLEELGVPYEIVRHRRNKKTMRAPISLRDLHPLGKLPMVKVDGKVLVETGLIIEYLLAHHGPHLAPGADNAEAHWRYRYWMHYAEGSLMPQLLLKLISDKMGLLALPIRGMVKEQVNLHLDYVEKEAGRSPWLAGAEFSAADIMMSFPLEVSVMRAGVTAATHPNITRLLSAIQARPAYQRAVAQAADKG; encoded by the coding sequence ATGATCCGCGTTCACCACCTGAACATCTCCCGGTCGCTGCGCGTCATCTGGCTGCTGGAGGAACTGGGGGTGCCGTATGAGATTGTGCGCCATCGCCGCAATAAGAAGACCATGCGCGCCCCCATCAGCTTGCGCGACCTGCACCCGCTGGGCAAGCTGCCCATGGTGAAGGTGGACGGCAAGGTGCTGGTGGAAACTGGCCTGATCATCGAATATCTGCTGGCCCATCACGGCCCGCATCTGGCCCCTGGCGCCGATAATGCCGAGGCCCACTGGCGCTATCGCTACTGGATGCATTACGCCGAAGGCTCCCTGATGCCGCAGCTTCTGCTGAAGCTGATTTCCGACAAGATGGGCCTGCTGGCCCTGCCCATCCGGGGCATGGTCAAGGAGCAGGTGAACCTGCATCTGGATTATGTGGAGAAGGAGGCGGGGCGTTCCCCCTGGCTGGCTGGTGCGGAATTCAGCGCCGCCGACATCATGATGAGCTTCCCGCTGGAAGTGTCGGTGATGCGCGCCGGCGTGACGGCGGCCACCCACCCCAACATCACGCGCCTGCTGTCCGCCATCCAGGCCCGCCCGGCCTATCAGCGCGCGGTGGCGCAGGCGGCAGATAAAGGTTAA
- a CDS encoding COG4223 family protein — protein MSDSDKTGNSPSLADLEREIAASAQKQDAKPAAPKVNPAPVAAKRSGGGGLLGGTALLLALGAAGLSGYGFWRDLNAPPPAVADLSPLAQRLNAVETEQQALRASLETLSKRQDALERRLSGDTTIVARETVQVPAEQGPQGGVDISATEALADRIAALEDRKTETVDLAPLTHRVQTLEEVSAEVIPRLTMLETRRQMGAVGEALIIAVGQLQAALSGGRPYARELRSAQALAANDTALLDLLAPLSASAETGLAGDIELREKFRLLAPAVLRADRDREGADWTDRVLGRLTSIITFRRASGEVAGDNADAVLARAEAAMLANDLPRAVEEMERLPAHAAGPAVEWLKLAEARMAAEAAAATLADMSLARMAGPGKADAGNGARDGENR, from the coding sequence ATGAGCGACAGTGACAAGACGGGCAATAGCCCCAGCCTGGCCGATCTGGAACGCGAAATCGCAGCCAGTGCCCAGAAGCAGGACGCAAAGCCCGCAGCACCCAAGGTGAACCCGGCGCCGGTGGCGGCCAAGCGCAGTGGCGGCGGCGGCCTTCTGGGCGGGACGGCCTTGCTGCTGGCGCTGGGGGCTGCGGGTCTGTCGGGCTATGGCTTCTGGCGCGACCTGAATGCACCGCCGCCTGCCGTGGCTGACCTGTCGCCGCTGGCCCAGCGCCTTAATGCCGTGGAGACGGAGCAGCAGGCGCTGCGCGCGTCGCTGGAGACCCTGTCGAAGCGCCAGGACGCACTTGAACGCCGCCTGTCGGGGGACACAACCATTGTTGCCCGGGAGACGGTGCAGGTGCCGGCGGAACAAGGGCCGCAGGGTGGGGTTGATATCTCCGCCACTGAGGCGCTGGCCGACCGCATCGCCGCCCTGGAAGATCGCAAGACAGAGACGGTTGACTTGGCCCCCCTGACCCACCGCGTGCAGACGCTGGAAGAAGTGTCGGCGGAGGTGATCCCGCGCCTAACCATGCTGGAAACCCGCCGGCAGATGGGCGCTGTGGGCGAGGCGCTGATCATCGCCGTGGGGCAGTTGCAGGCAGCGCTCAGCGGTGGGCGCCCCTATGCGCGGGAATTGCGGTCGGCGCAGGCGCTGGCCGCCAACGATACCGCGCTTCTGGATCTGCTGGCGCCCCTGTCGGCATCGGCGGAAACTGGCTTGGCGGGGGATATCGAGCTGCGGGAGAAGTTCCGCCTGCTGGCACCCGCCGTCTTGCGCGCCGACCGCGACCGGGAAGGGGCGGATTGGACCGACCGTGTCCTGGGCCGCCTGACCAGCATCATCACCTTCCGCCGCGCCTCTGGCGAGGTGGCGGGCGACAATGCCGATGCGGTTCTGGCCCGTGCCGAGGCAGCGATGCTGGCCAATGACCTGCCGCGCGCGGTGGAGGAGATGGAGCGGTTGCCGGCCCATGCCGCCGGTCCCGCCGTAGAATGGCTGAAACTGGCCGAGGCGCGTATGGCGGCAGAAGCCGCCGCCGCCACCCTGGCCGACATGTCGCTGGCCCGCATGGCGGGTCCCGGCAAGGCGGATGCCGGGAACGGGGCCAGGGACGGGGAGAACCGCTGA
- a CDS encoding uroporphyrinogen-III synthase: protein MTGVLVTRPEPGAAETEAALKALGYVPVMAPLLTIQPVPGPPLDLKGFDAVAVTSANGLRELAARSAERVLPLYAVGERTASLARELGFQEVYAAGGDVISLSRLLSGRGPRVLHLSGEDVAGELSPADVVVTRITAYRAVPVDDLPDAAVTALRDGQVAYVALFSPRTASVFVRLAQKAGLSAPMGGLTALCISAAVARAAQGFGFSQTRVAVQPDAASLLALLPAVKGS, encoded by the coding sequence GTGACGGGCGTCCTGGTCACACGGCCAGAGCCGGGGGCGGCGGAAACAGAAGCGGCGTTGAAGGCGCTGGGCTACGTTCCCGTAATGGCTCCGCTTCTGACCATCCAGCCCGTGCCGGGACCGCCCCTTGACCTGAAAGGCTTTGACGCTGTTGCCGTCACCTCCGCCAATGGCCTGCGGGAACTGGCCGCCCGCAGTGCGGAGCGCGTATTGCCGCTTTATGCTGTCGGTGAACGGACGGCGTCGCTGGCGCGGGAACTGGGCTTCCAGGAGGTCTATGCCGCCGGTGGGGATGTGATCTCCCTTTCCCGCCTGTTGTCGGGCCGGGGGCCACGGGTTCTGCACCTGTCGGGTGAGGATGTCGCGGGGGAACTTTCACCCGCTGACGTTGTTGTCACAAGGATTACCGCCTATCGTGCGGTGCCGGTGGATGACCTGCCCGACGCAGCGGTGACGGCCCTGCGTGACGGACAGGTAGCCTATGTGGCGCTTTTTTCGCCGCGTACGGCCAGCGTGTTTGTTAGGTTGGCACAAAAGGCCGGGTTGTCGGCGCCCATGGGCGGTCTGACGGCCCTGTGCATTTCGGCTGCGGTTGCGCGCGCCGCCCAGGGGTTCGGTTTCAGCCAGACCCGTGTGGCGGTGCAGCCCGATGCGGCCAGCCTGCTGGCCCTGCTGCCGGCGGTGAAGGGGAGTTGA